The Sporichthya brevicatena genome has a window encoding:
- a CDS encoding response regulator transcription factor, protein MTVAELPAPPVAATTVGVVIADRHRLFARGMEAALEDASAGRVSVLGTGDSAARACELIRRHRPQVVIVDLGLPDALTALATARRRYPSVRFAAMAPDAEAIDVAVSALAAGADGVLLRDADPEAVATQLLAIASGGTVAPPAVLASLLRRRPADAVLTQLRRADLELWRMVAEGHETLVIARRLCVSERTAKRMVARLLQRVGVANRVQAAALAGRCGVLDSGRTPDRTETEHP, encoded by the coding sequence GTGACGGTCGCCGAACTCCCGGCGCCGCCCGTGGCCGCCACCACGGTCGGAGTCGTGATCGCCGACCGCCACCGGCTGTTCGCCCGGGGGATGGAGGCGGCACTCGAGGACGCGTCGGCCGGGCGGGTCTCGGTGCTCGGCACGGGCGACAGCGCGGCGCGCGCGTGCGAACTGATCCGGCGTCACCGGCCGCAGGTCGTGATCGTCGACCTCGGTCTGCCCGACGCGCTCACCGCGCTGGCGACGGCGCGGCGCCGGTACCCGAGCGTCCGCTTCGCGGCCATGGCGCCCGACGCGGAGGCGATCGACGTCGCGGTCTCCGCCCTCGCCGCCGGGGCCGACGGCGTGCTGCTGCGTGACGCGGACCCGGAGGCGGTGGCGACCCAACTGCTCGCGATCGCCAGCGGCGGGACTGTGGCGCCCCCGGCCGTGCTGGCCAGCCTGCTGCGCCGCCGACCGGCTGACGCGGTGCTCACCCAACTGCGGCGCGCCGACCTCGAACTGTGGCGGATGGTCGCCGAGGGGCACGAGACCCTCGTCATCGCCCGGCGCCTGTGCGTCTCGGAACGTACCGCGAAGCGGATGGTTGCGCGGCTGCTGCAGCGCGTCGGCGTGGCCAACCGCGTGCAGGCCGCCGCGCTGGCCGGTCGCTGCGGCGTCCTGGACTCCGGGCGCACCCCGGACCGCACGGAGACGGAGCACCCGTGA
- a CDS encoding long-chain fatty acid--CoA ligase, with protein MHALMMERPLLLSAVLEHAERHHPEREVVSAELGGGEHRTSWGEVGHRARRLATALTELGVRPGDRVATLALNTHRHLEATYAIAGLGAICHTVNPRLDPEQLVYVLEHAGVGVLLLDPPFLPLIGALADRLPGIKHRVVLAPAGAVAEELGYEELLASGSDSFDWPEFDERTASGLCYTSGTTGRPKGVLYSHRSSVLHALAGGLPDSFGLGAADTVLPVVPMFHVNAWGLPFSTALVGAKLVLPADRLDGARLADLLDAEGVTFTAGVPTIWHNLLTHLEQTGRKLPSLRRVACGGSAVPPSMIEAFEVGHGVTMVQGWGMTETSPLGAVGALKPGMENLDRAERTRIQAAQGRALFGLEWKIADPAGEALPWDGVAAGELLVRGHWVASGYLDHDAEVLRDGWFPTGDIASIDRDGYLRITDRVKDVIKSGGEWISSVELENVAMDHAHVAQAAVVGVPDSQWGERPVLFVQPPPGVEPDVAAVLAHLGEHLPRWWVPERVEIVEALPLGPTGKILKRELRARLAEATS; from the coding sequence ATGCACGCTCTCATGATGGAGCGCCCGCTCCTGCTCTCCGCCGTGCTGGAGCATGCCGAACGGCACCACCCGGAGCGGGAGGTCGTCTCGGCCGAGCTCGGCGGCGGCGAGCACCGCACCAGCTGGGGAGAGGTCGGGCACCGGGCTCGCCGGCTCGCCACCGCGCTCACCGAGCTGGGCGTGCGCCCCGGCGACCGGGTCGCGACGCTGGCGCTGAACACCCACCGCCACCTCGAAGCCACCTACGCGATCGCCGGCCTCGGCGCGATCTGTCACACCGTCAACCCGCGCCTGGACCCCGAGCAGCTGGTCTACGTGCTCGAGCACGCCGGCGTCGGCGTCCTGCTCCTCGACCCGCCCTTCCTCCCGCTGATCGGCGCCCTGGCCGACCGGCTGCCCGGCATCAAGCACCGCGTCGTGCTCGCCCCGGCCGGCGCGGTGGCGGAGGAACTCGGATACGAGGAGTTGCTCGCGAGCGGGTCGGACTCCTTCGACTGGCCCGAGTTCGACGAGCGCACCGCGAGCGGGCTCTGCTACACCTCCGGCACGACGGGCCGCCCCAAGGGCGTCCTGTACTCCCATCGGTCGTCGGTGCTGCACGCGTTGGCCGGCGGCCTGCCGGACTCCTTCGGGCTCGGCGCCGCCGACACCGTGCTGCCGGTCGTGCCGATGTTCCACGTCAACGCGTGGGGCCTGCCGTTCTCGACCGCGCTGGTCGGGGCGAAGCTCGTCCTGCCGGCCGACCGGCTCGACGGGGCGCGGCTCGCGGACCTGCTCGACGCCGAGGGCGTGACGTTCACCGCCGGCGTCCCGACGATCTGGCACAACCTCCTGACGCACCTGGAGCAGACCGGCCGCAAGCTCCCGTCCCTGCGACGGGTCGCCTGCGGTGGTTCGGCGGTGCCACCGTCGATGATCGAGGCCTTCGAGGTCGGCCACGGCGTGACGATGGTTCAGGGCTGGGGCATGACCGAGACCAGTCCCCTCGGTGCAGTCGGCGCGCTGAAGCCGGGCATGGAGAACCTCGACCGCGCGGAGCGCACCCGCATTCAGGCGGCGCAGGGGCGCGCGCTGTTCGGCCTGGAGTGGAAGATCGCCGACCCCGCGGGCGAGGCCCTGCCGTGGGACGGCGTCGCCGCCGGTGAGTTGCTGGTCCGCGGCCACTGGGTCGCGAGCGGTTACCTCGACCACGACGCCGAGGTGCTGCGCGACGGCTGGTTCCCCACCGGTGACATCGCCTCCATCGACCGCGACGGCTACCTGCGCATCACCGACCGGGTGAAGGACGTCATCAAGTCCGGCGGTGAGTGGATCTCCTCGGTCGAGCTGGAGAACGTCGCGATGGACCACGCCCACGTCGCGCAGGCGGCGGTGGTCGGCGTGCCCGACAGCCAGTGGGGTGAGCGCCCGGTCCTGTTCGTCCAGCCACCGCCGGGCGTCGAGCCGGACGTGGCCGCCGTCCTGGCGCACCTCGGGGAGCACCTGCCGCGCTGGTGGGTCCCGGAGCGGGTCGAGATCGTGGAGGCGCTCCCGCTCGGCCCGACCGGCAAGATCCTCAAGCGCGAGCTGCGCGCGCGGCTGGCGGAGGCGACGTCGTGA
- a CDS encoding coniferyl aldehyde dehydrogenase, whose translation MTDVLTPPSAKPPAGSAAEVTEHQLVPAAPGAAELKAVLDRQRAAFQAAGPPSLRQRRKDLRKLEDLVLRNRVPLAEALREDFGHRSRTETEIAEIVGSAHSLRYARRHVGIWMLPRLRGTSIWFLPGSNRVVAQPKGVIGIVAPWNYPVHLTMAPLAAALAAGNRAMIKMSEFTPSTTALLTRLLGEAFSIDQVYVTGGDADVAREFCSLPLDHLLFTGSTQNGRAVMHAAAENLTPVTLELGGKSPVVVDEKYSIEEAARRIVWGKLFNAGQTCVAPDYVLVPAGSEDRFVRAATAAARSLYPTLTSNEDATAIINSGHYERLRSLVDDARAQGAAVTVAEHGDAENPASRKLPLHVVTGVSDSMRLAREEIFGPVLPVVGYRKLDEAIGYINDRPRPLAMYLFTHSGRRKRALLKRTTSGGVTVNDTLLHYLQDGLPFGGSGESGMGSYHGREGFETFSHHKAVFTQRGAFGFTGTKLLHPPYGRIASLLLRLMRRI comes from the coding sequence GTGACCGACGTTCTCACCCCGCCGTCCGCCAAGCCTCCCGCCGGGTCCGCCGCCGAGGTGACGGAGCATCAGCTGGTCCCGGCGGCGCCGGGGGCGGCCGAGCTCAAGGCGGTCCTGGACCGGCAGCGCGCGGCCTTCCAGGCGGCCGGGCCGCCGTCCCTGCGGCAGCGCCGCAAGGACCTGCGCAAGCTCGAGGACCTGGTCCTGCGCAACCGTGTCCCGCTCGCCGAGGCGCTGCGGGAGGATTTCGGCCACCGCTCGCGCACCGAGACCGAGATCGCGGAGATCGTGGGCTCCGCGCACTCGTTGCGGTACGCGCGCCGCCACGTCGGCATCTGGATGCTGCCGCGGCTGCGCGGCACGTCGATCTGGTTCCTGCCGGGCAGCAACCGGGTCGTCGCGCAGCCCAAGGGCGTCATCGGCATCGTCGCGCCGTGGAACTACCCCGTCCACCTGACGATGGCCCCGCTCGCGGCCGCTCTCGCCGCCGGCAATCGCGCGATGATCAAGATGAGCGAGTTCACGCCGAGCACCACCGCGCTGCTGACGCGTCTGCTCGGCGAGGCCTTCTCCATCGACCAGGTCTACGTCACCGGCGGGGACGCCGACGTCGCCCGTGAGTTCTGCTCGCTGCCGCTGGACCACCTGCTGTTCACCGGGTCGACGCAGAACGGCCGGGCCGTCATGCACGCGGCCGCGGAGAACCTGACGCCGGTCACGCTTGAGCTCGGCGGCAAGAGTCCGGTCGTCGTCGACGAGAAGTACTCGATCGAGGAGGCGGCCCGGCGCATCGTGTGGGGCAAGCTGTTCAACGCCGGTCAGACCTGCGTGGCGCCCGACTACGTGCTCGTCCCGGCGGGTTCCGAGGATCGCTTCGTGCGCGCCGCCACCGCGGCCGCCCGTTCCCTCTACCCGACGCTGACGTCCAACGAGGACGCGACGGCGATCATCAACTCCGGTCACTACGAGCGGCTCCGCTCGCTGGTCGACGACGCCCGCGCCCAGGGCGCCGCGGTGACCGTCGCCGAGCACGGCGACGCGGAGAACCCGGCGTCCCGCAAGCTTCCGCTGCACGTCGTCACCGGCGTCAGCGACTCGATGCGCCTGGCCCGGGAGGAGATCTTCGGCCCGGTGCTCCCGGTCGTCGGGTACCGCAAGCTCGACGAGGCGATCGGCTACATCAACGACCGGCCCCGGCCGCTCGCGATGTACCTGTTCACCCACAGCGGCCGGCGCAAGCGTGCGCTGCTCAAGCGCACGACCAGCGGCGGCGTCACGGTCAACGACACCCTGCTGCACTACCTGCAGGACGGCCTGCCGTTCGGCGGAAGCGGCGAGAGCGGCATGGGTTCGTACCACGGGCGCGAGGGCTTCGAGACGTTCTCGCACCACAAGGCGGTCTTCACGCAGCGCGGCGCGTTCGGGTTCACCGGGACGAAGCTGCTCCACCCGCCCTACGGGCGGATCGCCTCGCTCCTGCTCCGGCTGATGCGCCGCATCTGA